GTCTGCTCGCCGGGAAGCTCTCCCGGGAATCAGTACAACGCGTTGGCCAGGTTGCGCCGGCCGGCCACCACCTCGGGGTCGGCCGGATCGAACAGCTCGAACAGCTCGACCAGCCGGGCCCGCACCGTGCCGCGCTCATCGCCGGAGGTCCGTCGCACCAATCCGATCAGCCGGTCGAAGGCGGCGGTGACGTCCTGGCTGAGAATCTGCACATCGGCCGCGGCGAACGCCGCCTCGATGTCGTCCGGCGCGCCGTCGGCCAGCGCCGGCGCATCCGGAGGCCGGGCGGTCGCCCGCTCCAGGAAGATCAGCTGGCGCAACGCCGCCTTGGCTTCGACGTGGTTGGGGTCGGCATCCAGCAGCGCCTGGTAGGAGTCACGGGCCGCGGCGAAGTCACCGGCGTCGAGTTGGTCGCGAGCCTGCGCCAGCGCGGGGTCGACCTGGTCGGGCTGCTCGGATTCGTCGCCGCCGGAGAGCTTGCCCGCGGTGGCCGAGACCAGCGAATCCACCCAGCGGCGGAGCTGGTCGGGCGGCTGCACGCCCTGAAAGCTGGTGATCGGCTGGCCGGCGGCCAATGCCACCACGGTGGGCACCGCGTCCACACCGAACACCTGCGCCACCCGGGGGGCAACATCGACGTTGACGGTGGCCAGCGACCATTTGCCGCCGTCACTGGTGGCCAGCCCGGCCAGGGTGTCGGCCAGCTGGACGCAGGCCTCGCTGCGCGGCGACCACAGCAGCACCACCACCGGCACCTGGTTGGACCGGACCAGCACTTCGTCTTCGAAATTGGCCTCGGTGATCTCAGTGGCGCCCGGCGGAGCCGAACCGTCACCACCGGCGCCACTGGGTGGGGCCGACTGCTTGAGACCGGACAAATCCACTGCTCCGGCCAACGCCGGGCTGATCGGGGGTCGAGGACGAGTCACGACACCAAGTCTGTCACGCCGTCGTGGCGCCGGTTCCGACGGCTGATTCCCGGTCGACGAAGTCGACTATGACCAATATCACACTTCGATTTCGGTGCCCCGCTCCGGCGGCATCCAGCAACCTACGCAACCGTAGGGAGGCTGTTATCCGGCCCGCAGGATCAGCGCGTCACCCTGGCCGCCGGCACCGCACAATGCGGCCACCGCGTAGCCCGAACCACGCCGCTTGAGCTCGAGCGCGGCGTGCAGCGTGATGCGCGCACCGGACATCCCGATCGGGTGCCCGACCGCGATCGCGCCGCCGTGCACGTTGACGACATCGGGATTCACCCCGAGTTCGCGGGTCGAGGCCAGCGATACCGCCGCGAACGCCTCGTTGATCTCCACCACGTCGAGTTGGTCGACCGAGATGCCCTCGCGGGCGATGGCCTTCTTGATGGCGTTGGCCGGTTGGGACTGCAGGGTCGAATCCGGCCCGGCCACCACCCCGTGCGCGCCGATCTCGCACAACCAGTCCAGCCCCAGCTCCTGCGCCTTGGCTTTGCTCATCACCACCACGGCTGCCGCACCGTCGGAGATCTGCGACGACGAGCCGGCGGTGATGGTGCCGTCCTTGCGGAACGCCGGCTTGAGCGCGGCCAGGGAGTCGGCGGTGGTGTTGGCCCGGATTCCCTCGTCCTCGGTGAACTCCAGCGGATCCCCCTTGCGCTGCGGGATCTTCACCGGCACCACCTCGTCGGCGAACACGCCGTCCTTCCACGCCGCGGCGGCCTTGCGGTGCGATTCGGCCGCGAGTTCGTCCTGCTCGGCGCGGGTGAACTTGTCGGCGTCGTTGCGCTGCTCGGTGAGCGCACCCATCGGCTGGTCGGTGAACACGTCGTGCAGGCCGTCGTAGGCGAGATGGTCCAGCACCGTCACGTCGCCGTACTTATAGCCCGACCGGCTGTCCATCAGCAGGTGCGGCGCCTTCGTCATGGATTCTTGGCCGCCGGCCACCACCACGTCGAACTCGCCGGCGCGAATCAGCTGGTCAGCCAGTGCGATGGAGTCGATCCCGGATAGGCACATCTTGTTGATGCTCAGCGCCGGAACGTCCCATCCGATGCCGGCGCCCACCGCCGCCTGCCGCGCCGGCATCTGGCCCGCTCCCGCGGTCAGCACCTGGCCCATGATCACGTACTGCACCAGCGAGGCCGGGACGTTCGCCTTCTCCAGCGCCCCGGCGATGGCGATCGCGCCCAGGTCGCTACCGGAGAAATCCTTCAGCGAACCCATCAGCTTGCCGATTGGGGTCCGTGCCCCAGCAACGATCACCGATGTCGTCATGACTACCTCCCGGGCGGGTGTGGGTGGCCGATCTGCCGGATCGGCGCAGCGCGATGTTTCCGCTCAGGTTACCGTTACGTTATGACGACCGAATCCGTCGCTGGCTCGTTCGAGGTACGTCCCGCCCTGGCTTCCGCGTTGGTGACGGCGATCGACCACGTCGGCATCGCCGTGCCGGACCTGGAAGCGGCCAAGAAGTGGTACCACGACCAGCTCGGCATGATCGTCCTGCACGAAGAGGTCAACGAGGAGCAGGGCATCGTGGAGGCCATGCTGGCCGTGCGCGGCGCCCCGGTCGGCAGTGCCCAGATTCAGCTGATGGCCCCGATCGACGAGTCGTCGACGATCGCGAAGTTTCTGGACAAGCGCGGCCCCGGTCTGCAGCAACTCGCCTATCGGACCAGTGACATCGACGCGCTCTCCGAGCGGCTGCGTGAGCAGGGTGTGCGGCTGCTCTACGACGCCCCCCGGCGCGGCACGTCGGACTCCCGGATCAACTTCATCCACCCCAAGGACGCCGGCGGCGTGCTGATCGAGCTGGTCGAGCCCGCCTCGACCGCCACGGCCGCTCGGGCGCACTGACCACCTGCGGTCAAGACCACTTCCGGGTAGGCCCCCGGGTGGCGCGATTAGCCCAGCACGGCGTGTGCCAGTGCCGCCGGTCGTCGCCATCGGCGGAGTCATGCGGCCACACCGCCACATGGGCGATGCCGGGGCGAATCTCGTGATCGCATCCGGGACACCGGTAGACCTTCACAGCCCGCGAGCCGGCGATCGCCGCGACGACGTAGTCATACCCGTCGGGTCCGGCCTCGATCCGCTGTGAGAGCGGCAGCGGCCGCAACGGCTGTTGCCGGTGCGACGGGCTGCGGCGCCGAGCCATGCCGATCAGCCTAGCGGCCATCAGGCGAGGTCAGGCCAGCGCCGCCAGCGCGGCGGCCGCATCGTAGCCGCCGAACCCGTCCAGTTCGCCCCGGCGAAGACGGTTGACCCAGGTCGGGTCGGCGAGCAGTGCGCGTCCGACCGCCACGACATCGAACTCCCCGGCCTCGAACTGCTCGACCAGTCGGTCCACCGGGGCAGGTTGGATCACCTCACCGCGCTTTTCGCTGCGGAACTGCGTTTGCAGCCCGACCGATCCCACCGCGATGACCGGCGCCCCGGTGACCTTCTTGGTCCACCCGGCCAGGCTCAGGTTCGCATCATGGTCGGGGAACGCCGGGATATTGTGCCTGCGCGTCGAGGGGTGCAACACGTCGACACCCGCCTCGACCAGGGGTGTCAGCAGTTCCTGCAACCGGGTCGGGTCGTCGACGATCGACGCCGTGTAGTCGGTTCCCTTCCACTGCGAGAAGCGGAAGATGACCGGGTAATCCGGCCCCACCGCGGCCCGTACCGCGGCGACCACTTCGGCCGGGAAGCGGGTCCGCGCGGCCAGCGATCCGCCATAGCCATCGGTGCGTCGATTCGTGCGCTCCCAGAAGAATTGGTCGAGCAGATAACCGTGCGCGCCGTGGATCTCAACCGCGTCGAAACCGATGTCTCGCGCGGCGGCGGCACTGTGGGCGTACAGCTCCGCGATCACCGGCAGTTCCCCGGTCTGCAGCGCCCGGCCCCGCGGGTTGCCCTGCCCGTCGATACCGGACGGGCCGACGGGCACCACACCGTCGGTGTCGTCGCGCTGCACGCCCTGGTGCCACAGTTGAGCGGCGATCGTCGCGCCCTCGGAATGCGCGGCATCGACAACGCGGGTCCACCCGGCGAGCACCTCGTCGCCCGCGATCGTCGGCACGCTGAACGGGTAGCCTGCGGCTGGGTCGGGCAGCCGGATCCCCTCGGTGATGATCAGGCCGACACCGCCGGCGGCGCGCCGCCGGTAGTACTCCGCGACATCGCGGCCCGGGATTCCGCCAGGTGATGCCTGACGGGTCATCGGCGCCATCGCGAAGCGATTCGGGACGGTCAGCGAGCGGACCGTCAGCGGCTGGAAAAGATCCTTGACTGCCATGGACCGCTCCAACGCGTGAGTTTTGGCGGTTATTCCGCCCGGCGATCAGAACAAGCGGTATTCGTCGCTGTTCATGCCCCGCATTGCGTCGTAATCCAGTGTCAGACAACGGATACCGCGGTCGATCGCCAGCGTGCGGGCCTGCGGTTTGATCTGCTGGGCGGCGAACACACCGCTGACCGGCGCGAGCAGAGTGTCACGATTGAGCAATTCCAGGTAGCGGGTGAGCTGCTCGACACCGTCGATCTCGCCACGCCGCTTGATCTCCACCGCGACCGACCGTCCCTGCGCGTCGCGGCAGAGCAGGTCCACCGGGCCGATCGCGGTCATGTACTCCCGGCGCACCAGGGAATACCCCTCGCCGAGCAGTTCGACATGCTCCGCGAGCAGCGCCTGCAGCTGGGCCTCGACACCGTCTTTCACCAATCCCGGGTCGACACCGAGTTCGTGGGTGGAGTCATGTTCGATCTCTTCGATGGTGATCCGCAACTGGTCTCCGGTCTTGTTCGCCACCACCCACACCGGGAACTCGCCGCCGGCTTCCTCGGTGAGCCGGCACGGCGGGCTCATCCAGTTCAGCGGCTTATAGGCACGGTCGTCGGCATGCACACTGACCGATCCATCGGCCTTCAGCAGCAGTAGTCGCCGGGCCGACGGCAGGTGCGCGGTGAGCCGGCCGACGTAGTCGACGGTGCATCGGGCGATCACGAGTCGCATCCGAACCACCTTAGGGGCAGCGCCGAGCAATTATTCTTACGCCACGATGAAGCCGCCACTGACGACCGCGCAACGCCTGGGCCGGATCCTGGAGATGCTGACCCGCCAGAGCGGCCGGTTGCCCGAGACACCCGAATACGGCTCCTGGTTGCTGGGCAGGGTGTCGGAAAGTCAGTATCTGCGCCGGATTCGCATCCAGTTCATCATGACGGTCGTCATGGTGGGGACGAACCTGATCGGTGTCGGCGTTGCCGCGCTGCTGGTGACCGTGGCGTTCCCGGTTCCCAGTGTGTTCAGTGACGCCCCGGCGTGGCTGACATACGGGCTCGTGCCCGCATACGTGGCGACCGCACTGGCCGGCGGCACATACGGGATTACCCGGCGCACCATCAAGAAGTTGCGCTGGGCGATCATCGAACGCGAGCCGACTCGGGTGGACGAGCGCAACGCCTTCCAGACGCCCTGGCGGGTCGCTCAGGTCGTGCTCGCCCTGTGGGGGGGCGCCACAGTGCTGTTCACGGTGCTCTATGGGTTGGCCGACAAAGTCTTCATCCCGATCATCGGCTTCACGTTGAGCATCTGCGGCACCCTGGTCGCCACCGCCTGCTACCTGTTCACCGAGTTCGCATTGCGGCCGGTTGCCGCTCAGGCACTGGCCGCGGGCCCACCGCCGCGGCGGTTCCTGTCGGGCATCATGGGCCGCACCATGATGGTGTGGCTGCTCAGCTCGGGGGTTCCGGTGCTGGGCATCGCACTGACGGCGCTGTTCGCCCTGGTGTTGAAGAACCTGACCATGACGCAGTTCGGGATCGCGGTGTTGATGGTGTCGGTGGCGACGCTGGTCTTCGGATTCCTGTTGATGTGGATTCTGTCGTGGCTCACCGCAACTCCGGTGCGGGTGGTGCGCGCGGCTCTCAAGCGCGTCGAGCAGGGCAACCTGCAAGGCGACCTGGTGGTGTTCGACGGCACCGAACTCGGTGAGCTGCAGAGCGGTTTCAAC
This is a stretch of genomic DNA from Mycolicibacter terrae. It encodes these proteins:
- a CDS encoding thioredoxin family protein, producing MTRPRPPISPALAGAVDLSGLKQSAPPSGAGGDGSAPPGATEITEANFEDEVLVRSNQVPVVVLLWSPRSEACVQLADTLAGLATSDGGKWSLATVNVDVAPRVAQVFGVDAVPTVVALAAGQPITSFQGVQPPDQLRRWVDSLVSATAGKLSGGDESEQPDQVDPALAQARDQLDAGDFAAARDSYQALLDADPNHVEAKAALRQLIFLERATARPPDAPALADGAPDDIEAAFAAADVQILSQDVTAAFDRLIGLVRRTSGDERGTVRARLVELFELFDPADPEVVAGRRNLANALY
- a CDS encoding acetyl-CoA C-acetyltransferase, whose product is MTTSVIVAGARTPIGKLMGSLKDFSGSDLGAIAIAGALEKANVPASLVQYVIMGQVLTAGAGQMPARQAAVGAGIGWDVPALSINKMCLSGIDSIALADQLIRAGEFDVVVAGGQESMTKAPHLLMDSRSGYKYGDVTVLDHLAYDGLHDVFTDQPMGALTEQRNDADKFTRAEQDELAAESHRKAAAAWKDGVFADEVVPVKIPQRKGDPLEFTEDEGIRANTTADSLAALKPAFRKDGTITAGSSSQISDGAAAVVVMSKAKAQELGLDWLCEIGAHGVVAGPDSTLQSQPANAIKKAIAREGISVDQLDVVEINEAFAAVSLASTRELGVNPDVVNVHGGAIAVGHPIGMSGARITLHAALELKRRGSGYAVAALCGAGGQGDALILRAG
- the mce gene encoding methylmalonyl-CoA epimerase: MTTESVAGSFEVRPALASALVTAIDHVGIAVPDLEAAKKWYHDQLGMIVLHEEVNEEQGIVEAMLAVRGAPVGSAQIQLMAPIDESSTIAKFLDKRGPGLQQLAYRTSDIDALSERLREQGVRLLYDAPRRGTSDSRINFIHPKDAGGVLIELVEPASTATAARAH
- a CDS encoding NADH:flavin oxidoreductase: MAVKDLFQPLTVRSLTVPNRFAMAPMTRQASPGGIPGRDVAEYYRRRAAGGVGLIITEGIRLPDPAAGYPFSVPTIAGDEVLAGWTRVVDAAHSEGATIAAQLWHQGVQRDDTDGVVPVGPSGIDGQGNPRGRALQTGELPVIAELYAHSAAAARDIGFDAVEIHGAHGYLLDQFFWERTNRRTDGYGGSLAARTRFPAEVVAAVRAAVGPDYPVIFRFSQWKGTDYTASIVDDPTRLQELLTPLVEAGVDVLHPSTRRHNIPAFPDHDANLSLAGWTKKVTGAPVIAVGSVGLQTQFRSEKRGEVIQPAPVDRLVEQFEAGEFDVVAVGRALLADPTWVNRLRRGELDGFGGYDAAAALAALA
- the nucS gene encoding endonuclease NucS; the protein is MRLVIARCTVDYVGRLTAHLPSARRLLLLKADGSVSVHADDRAYKPLNWMSPPCRLTEEAGGEFPVWVVANKTGDQLRITIEEIEHDSTHELGVDPGLVKDGVEAQLQALLAEHVELLGEGYSLVRREYMTAIGPVDLLCRDAQGRSVAVEIKRRGEIDGVEQLTRYLELLNRDTLLAPVSGVFAAQQIKPQARTLAIDRGIRCLTLDYDAMRGMNSDEYRLF
- a CDS encoding adenylate/guanylate cyclase domain-containing protein, translated to MKPPLTTAQRLGRILEMLTRQSGRLPETPEYGSWLLGRVSESQYLRRIRIQFIMTVVMVGTNLIGVGVAALLVTVAFPVPSVFSDAPAWLTYGLVPAYVATALAGGTYGITRRTIKKLRWAIIEREPTRVDERNAFQTPWRVAQVVLALWGGATVLFTVLYGLADKVFIPIIGFTLSICGTLVATACYLFTEFALRPVAAQALAAGPPPRRFLSGIMGRTMMVWLLSSGVPVLGIALTALFALVLKNLTMTQFGIAVLMVSVATLVFGFLLMWILSWLTATPVRVVRAALKRVEQGNLQGDLVVFDGTELGELQSGFNAMVHGLRERERVRDLFGRHVGREVAAAAERDRIQLGGEERHVAVLFVDIVGSTQIVTAQPATEVVALLNRFFAVVVDEVDRHRGLINKFEGDATLAIFGAPNHLDQPEDEALAAARGILYRLAEEVPEIRAGIGVAAGQVVAGNVGAKERFEYTVIGEPVNEAARLCELAKTRQLQLLTTAQTLRAASVSEQAHWVLGESMVLRGYDQPTVLAGPL